The Pediococcus inopinatus region CACTGCCACAGCCAAACTTTGTGTCCCCGCGTTACCAGCCGTCCCTGTAATTAAGGATATGAAAATAGCCAATACACTAACTTGAGAAAGCAATCCTTCAAAATGATTGATCAAGGTTGCTGTTAACATTCCTAAAAAAAGTAAAGTAATTAACCACGGTAATCGTTTTAACGCCGTTTGGAATGGGTTACGCGAAATGGTCTCTGTGTCAACACCAGCCAAATGAGAATAATCTTCGGCAGATTCTTCATCAATAACATCAATAATATCATCAACCGTAATAATTCCAACAATCTCTTCAGAAGCATCCACAACAGGAATAGCCACGAAATTATAATCACGAACCTGTTCGGCAATCGCTTCTTGATCTTCATTAACGTCTACTGCCAAAACCCGGGTTGCCATGACATCAGCCACTTTTTCATCATCAGAATGCGTAATTAAATCTCGAACAGATAAAACACCCACTAACTTATTTGCTTCATCCGTCACATATATATAAGCAATAACTTCGGCTTCCTGCGCTTCTTGCTTAACATGCTGCATGGCCGTGTCCACAGTTTGATTCTTGTCTACTTTAATAAACTCCGTAGTCATTATGGAACCGGCCGTTTCGTCTTCATAATGAATGAGTTCACGAACTTGGTCAGCTTCATCTGATGGCAATAAACCGATATATTTTTTGCGTTTTATTGGTCGAATATCTGTAAAAATATCCACCACGTTATCCATATACATTTCAGATA contains the following coding sequences:
- the mgtE gene encoding magnesium transporter; protein product: MTEGLEQLNNQLTTALNKRNRKNFRKLFLGLHGYEQSQLFAEFDFAQRKLIYTFLSPEELANVFDDTEEDPGEMGKYLDEMSDAYVSRLLSEMYMDNVVDIFTDIRPIKRKKYIGLLPSDEADQVRELIHYEDETAGSIMTTEFIKVDKNQTVDTAMQHVKQEAQEAEVIAYIYVTDEANKLVGVLSVRDLITHSDDEKVADVMATRVLAVDVNEDQEAIAEQVRDYNFVAIPVVDASEEIVGIITVDDIIDVIDEESAEDYSHLAGVDTETISRNPFQTALKRLPWLITLLFLGMLTATLINHFEGLLSQVSVLAIFISLITGTAGNAGTQSLAVAVRRLATNNHLKIARLILNEIATGIIIGVITGVCVFIMVGVWKQNFLLGAVVGTAMASAIFVANLAGSLIPIGMEKLGVDPAVASGPFISTLSDLTSVLIYFNIAQYFLQLFIK